In Lemur catta isolate mLemCat1 chromosome 1, mLemCat1.pri, whole genome shotgun sequence, one DNA window encodes the following:
- the RAB5A gene encoding ras-related protein Rab-5A isoform X2, with translation MANRGATRPNGPNTGNKICQFKLVLLGESAVGKSSLVLRFVKGQFHEFQESTIGAAFLTQTVCLDDTTVKFEIWDTAGQERYHSLAPMYYRGAQAAIVVYDITNEESFARAKNWVKELQRQASPNIVIALSGNKADLANKRAVDFQEAQSYADDNSLLFMETSAKTSMNVNEIFMAIAKKLPKNEPQNPGANSARGRGVDLTEPTQPTRSQCCSN, from the exons ATGGCTAATCGAGGTGCAACAAGACCCAACGGGCCAAATACTGGAAATAAAATATGCCAGTTCAAACTAGTACTTCTGGGAGAGTCTGCTGTTGGTAAATCAAGCCTAGTGCTTCGTTTTGTGAAAGGCCAATTTCATGAATTTCAAGAAAGTACCATTGGGg ctgCTTTTCTAACCCAAACTGTGTGTCTTGATGACACTacagtaaaatttgaaatatggGATACAGCTGGTCAAGAACGATACCATAGCCTAGCACCAATGTACTACAGAGGAGCACAAGCAGCCATAGTTGTATATGATATCACAAATGAG GAGTCCTTTGCAAGAGCAAAAAATTGGGTTAAAGAACTTCAGAGGCAAGCAAGTCCTAACATTGTAATAGCTTTATCAGGAAACAAGGCTGACCTAGCAAATAAAAGAGCTGTAGATTTCCAG GAAGCACAGTCCTATGCAGATGATAACAGTTTATTATTCATGGAGACATCTGCCAAAACATCAATGAATGTGAACGAAATATTCATGGCAATAG CTAAAAAGTTGCCAAAGAATGAACCACAGAATCCGGGAGCAAATTCTGCCAGAGGAAGAGGAGTAGACCTTACTGAACCCACACAACCAACCAGGAGTCAGTGTTGTAGTAACTAA
- the RAB5A gene encoding ras-related protein Rab-5A isoform X1 has protein sequence MANRGATRPNGPNTGNKICQFKLVLLGESAVGKSSLVLRFVKGQFHEFQESTIGAAFLTQTVCLDDTTVKFEIWDTAGQERYHSLAPMYYRGAQAAIVVYDITNEESFARAKNWVKELQRQASPNIVIALSGNKADLANKRAVDFQEAQSYADDNSLLFMETSAKTSMNVNEIFMAIGKINIFFQVINIGKTSMEHIWFDGLFKRKCIFFLLLYYFSRSLVPSNTLLIILLNLKDYYLLSCNTICLGKFIPSELSLGFDLTVQVERFSKDFTENFG, from the exons ATGGCTAATCGAGGTGCAACAAGACCCAACGGGCCAAATACTGGAAATAAAATATGCCAGTTCAAACTAGTACTTCTGGGAGAGTCTGCTGTTGGTAAATCAAGCCTAGTGCTTCGTTTTGTGAAAGGCCAATTTCATGAATTTCAAGAAAGTACCATTGGGg ctgCTTTTCTAACCCAAACTGTGTGTCTTGATGACACTacagtaaaatttgaaatatggGATACAGCTGGTCAAGAACGATACCATAGCCTAGCACCAATGTACTACAGAGGAGCACAAGCAGCCATAGTTGTATATGATATCACAAATGAG GAGTCCTTTGCAAGAGCAAAAAATTGGGTTAAAGAACTTCAGAGGCAAGCAAGTCCTAACATTGTAATAGCTTTATCAGGAAACAAGGCTGACCTAGCAAATAAAAGAGCTGTAGATTTCCAG GAAGCACAGTCCTATGCAGATGATAACAGTTTATTATTCATGGAGACATCTGCCAAAACATCAATGAATGTGAACGAAATATTCATGGCAATAGGTAAGATTAATATCTTTTTTCAAGtgataaatataggaaaaacaagTATGGAGCATATTTGGTTTGATggtctctttaaaagaaaatgtattttttttttattattatactacTTTTCTAGGTCCCTTGTACCAAGCAATACTTTGCTAATAATACTGTTAAATTTGAAAGATTATTACCTATTAAGTTGTAATACTATCTGTTTAGGTAAGTTTATTCCTAGTGAGTTAAGCCTGGGCTTTGACTTGACAGTTCAAGTAGAAAGGTTTTCCAAAGATTTCACTGAAAATTTTGGATAA